The following coding sequences lie in one Rhodohalobacter barkolensis genomic window:
- a CDS encoding tetratricopeptide repeat protein encodes MSKRLKNEDLEQDLLIEYTSRFVHFYNQNKAAVIGGGIGLVLAIGLIIGYGIYSSQQETQAQDLLGIAEQSLMEGDYETALYGNEEEFTLGFEQIADNYSNTEAGNLAKYYAAISEYELGNFDSALTYIESFNKPKGILGVSPATFHATLLLELEQYEEAAQMFERAAEWDENSATTPFNLFDAAQAYQAAGLTAEANRVLDQIMEDYPNSQILDRAQRLKGTLAING; translated from the coding sequence ATGAGTAAACGATTGAAAAACGAAGATCTGGAACAGGATCTACTAATTGAATATACGTCCAGATTTGTACACTTCTACAATCAAAACAAAGCAGCTGTAATTGGCGGTGGAATTGGATTGGTATTAGCGATAGGGTTAATAATTGGGTACGGTATCTACAGTTCACAACAGGAAACTCAGGCTCAGGATCTTTTGGGTATTGCTGAACAGTCTTTGATGGAGGGCGATTATGAAACAGCTCTTTATGGAAATGAAGAAGAATTTACACTTGGATTTGAACAAATAGCTGATAATTACTCAAATACAGAAGCCGGAAATCTTGCGAAATATTATGCGGCTATTTCTGAGTATGAATTGGGGAATTTTGATTCCGCCCTTACATATATCGAAAGTTTTAATAAGCCTAAAGGAATATTGGGCGTATCCCCTGCTACTTTCCATGCCACTTTGCTGCTTGAATTAGAGCAGTATGAAGAAGCCGCACAAATGTTTGAACGAGCAGCGGAATGGGATGAAAACAGTGCTACAACACCATTTAATCTGTTTGACGCAGCACAGGCTTATCAAGCAGCCGGACTTACTGCAGAGGCTAACAGAGTATTGGATCAAATTATGGAAGACTACCCCAATAGCCAGATCCTGGATCGTGCACAAAGATTGAAAGGTACTTTAGCTATTAATGGATAA
- a CDS encoding ABC transporter ATP-binding protein, with protein MSTPSPVLRCEEIHKKFKSESGPEDLHILKGVNLSVASAEMISIVGSSGSGKSTLLHILGGLDRPNAGSVYWHDKSIYDFKQDKLADLRNQNVGFVFQFHHLLPEFTAIENVTMPALIQGQNQKEAEHRASELLKRFGMSDRIYHRPSQLSGGEQQRVSMARALMNSPSIILADEPTGNLDEKNTDIILDLLFELRETEQVSLVLITHEKEIARRCDSLYSLHMGVLEKVE; from the coding sequence ATGAGCACTCCTTCACCCGTACTTCGTTGCGAAGAAATTCATAAAAAATTTAAATCCGAATCCGGTCCTGAAGATCTTCATATCCTCAAAGGAGTTAATTTAAGTGTAGCATCTGCAGAAATGATCTCCATTGTTGGCTCTAGCGGTAGTGGAAAAAGTACACTCCTACATATTCTCGGCGGGTTAGACAGGCCAAATGCGGGTTCTGTTTATTGGCATGATAAATCTATTTATGATTTTAAACAGGATAAACTGGCAGATCTCAGAAACCAAAATGTAGGATTTGTCTTTCAGTTTCATCATCTATTACCCGAATTTACCGCAATAGAAAATGTTACGATGCCAGCATTGATTCAGGGACAGAATCAAAAAGAAGCTGAACATCGTGCATCAGAACTTCTCAAACGTTTCGGAATGTCTGATCGAATTTATCACAGGCCTTCACAGCTTTCTGGTGGTGAACAACAACGTGTTTCCATGGCCAGGGCGTTAATGAATAGTCCTTCAATAATCTTAGCCGACGAACCGACAGGTAATCTAGACGAAAAGAATACGGATATCATTCTGGATCTTCTTTTTGAGCTGCGTGAAACAGAGCAAGTATCCCTCGTACTCATCACTCACGAAAAAGAAATTGCAAGGCGTTGCGACTCTCTCTATTCCCTTCATATGGGAGTACTTGAAAAAGTAGAGTGA